The genomic stretch CGTGCTCGGCAAGGGCGAGCATGAAGGCAAGGCGCCCGAGAGCGCATCGTCGGTCGTCTCGAAAGGACTGTTGCGCTCCAAGACGGATCGGCTGATGCTGGTGCGCGGCGGCGCGACCGCGCTGCGCGAGAGCCCCGCGGAAGAGGTGGAGCAGCCCTTGTCCGAGCTCGGCTGGACGGCGCCGACGCGCCCGGTGGAGAGCGTCGCCGACAAGCGCGCCGAAGCGCGGATGAAGGGCTATGTGGGCGAAGCCTGCCCGGAATGCGCGAATTTCACGCTCGTCCGCAATGGCACCTGCCTGAAATGCGAGACCTGCGGCAGCACCACAGGCTGCAGCTGAGCCGCGCGTATTCTGCTGACAATTGACTGACGACATATGAAACGGCGGCGAATCTTCGCATTCGCCGCCGACGCCATGAAAGCCGCGCGCCGCTCACAAAGGCGCGTCAGGCACGCCATGCACATGGACGTCGCGGCCGGAATGCTTGTTGAGAATATCTATGGCGCTTTTCTCATGCGCGGCGTCGCGCGTGCGCACCCATAGCAATATGCCGCCGCGATCCAGCTGCTCTTGCAGATATTGCGCGTGATTCTCGCCGATCAGCTTGGCGAAGAGCGCTCCGACCAGTCCGCCGCCGCCGCCGGCGATGGCCGCCGCCGCGAGCGCGGCCGCCATGGTTCCGCCGCTCGCGAAGATCAATCCCGCCGCGCCGATCGCGCCTATATAGCCGAGGCCGCCGACCAGCGCGCCTTGCGCCTCGCCGATCGACTCGGGCGAGATATAGGCGCCGCGCGGAACATCCGCGTCGTCCGCCACATCCGTCGCCTTCTCATAGGCGTGGCCGAGCTTGGCGTCGACCGTATGCTCGCCGGCCATGAGGCTGATGTCGGCGCGATCGAAGCCGGACGTCTGCAATTCGTCGATCGCCTCTTGAAGCGTATCGGCCGTGTCGAACACGCCGACGGCTTCGCGAACCTGGCTGGTCTCCTCGCCGGACGCCATGACTGTCTCCTCATATGCTCGTGCGATACAGATAGTCGCGGGTGAGCGGCACGGCGTCGATGCGCCGCGCCAGCCGAATGTGAAAGTCGACCGACTTTTCGAGCGAAAACAGCGCCGTCATTTGCGACGTCCGGCTGGAGTTCGGCAAAGCGCCGCAACCGTCAGATATCGCCGCGCGCTCCTGCTTCAATATGCGGCGACGCCGCGGCCGCCGGCCCGTGCGTTCACGCACATCGCCGCGATCCGGCGCGGGCCATTGTCAGCAGGTCCTGAATTTCTCTCCACCTTCTCCTGAGCCTCCTTCGAGCCGCCCTATCCGGGGCGGCTCTTTTTTGGCGCCGGCCGGATGAGGCCCTGGCCGAACCTGCGCGCGCCGTTTCTTGCATGGCCGCGCTCGCATGGACCGACCTGCGCCGCAGGCGACACCCGATGCTTGAGAGGAGATCGACTTGGCCGAGGAACCGAAATTCACCCGCGAGCGCCCCAAGACGGTCGGCGAGCTGATCGAGGCCTTGCAGAAGCTGCCAGCGAACGCGCGCGTCTTGGTCCATGGCGAGGACGACAGCCTCTATGATTGCGGCATGCCTATGATCGAGCTGGTGATGCTCAATCGATACCCGGACAGCCGGGACAATCTCGGCCCGCATCGGCTGTCGAGCGGCATGGACGCCGATAAGGCGGTCGGCGTCGTCATCATCAATGACGCAAATCGGGAGTGGTGAGGGGAGCGCGCAGCGTCAGAGGCCCCGCCCCGGCGCGGCCCTCATCGCTGCGGCCCTCGCGCCTTTCCGGTTCAGATCGAACCGAAAAGACTCTAGTTTCCCTTGCTCTGTCGCGTTTTCGTCACGCGAGCCGGTTCGCACTTCGCTCGAAAACACTCCAGGCTCGGCAAGCGGACGCCGCGCCTCTCAATAAGCGCGCGAATCGCGCAGCACCATCATCATGGTGCGGAATATGATGCCGACGTCGAGCAGCAACGTCCAATTGTCGATGTAATAGAGGTCGCAGTCCACGCGGCTGCGTAGCTTATCCAAAGTGTCCAGCTCGCCGCGGAAGCCTTTGACTTGCGCCCAGCCGGTCATGCCCGGCTTCACCCTGTGGCGCACGGCGTAATATTCGACCAGCTCCTCGAGGTTGCGGCCGTCGGTCTTGGTGGCCAGCGCATGCGGACGCGGACCGACGATCGACATATCCCCGAGGATCACATTGATCAGCTGCGGCAGCTCGTCGATGCTCGAGCGTCGGATGAAACGCCCGACGCGCGTGACGCGCGGATCTCCGCGGCTCGTCTGCACCGTGGCGTGCGCATCGGTCTTCTCGGCGAACATGGAACGAAACTTCCACAATTCGAAAATGCGGCCATTGAAGCCGACACGCTGCTGCCGGAAGAAAATCGGACCCGGAGAGTCGATCCTGATCGCCAGGGCGGTCGCCGCCATCAGCGGCGACAGCAGAACGAGGGCGCAGGAGGCGAGCGCGATATCCTCGAGGCGCTTGAACCAGAGGTTCCAGCCGTGGATCGGCTCCTCCATGCCGCAGAAGGAGATGCGGTCGCCGAATTTCGCGACGCTGACGACATCCGCCATCACGCGCCGATCCGCCGGCAGGACGAACACGCGCGTGGAAAGATGCCGCAGCATGTCGAGATGGCGCAGAACATTCGGAATCTCGGCCCAGGGCGCGGCGAGATAGACATGGTCGATCGCTTCCTGGACGATGCGATCCGACAAATCCGCGAGCTCGGCGAGATCGGCATATGTGGCGTAGCCGACGACGACCTCCTCATTGCGGGTCTCGCCCTCGATCTCGCGCGGATGCAACGGATCGCAGAACACGCCGACCGAGAGCGCGCGATGCACGAAAGCGCTCTCCGCCAGCGCCTCGCGAATGCGTCGCAAGATCAGAGCGCGCGCGGCGATCGCGATCGCCGTGCTCGTCCCCGCCCAGGAGAAGAACCAGAGGCGCGAATAGCTCTCCGCCGATTTCGTCGCGGCGGCGATGCAGATCATCAAGGCGAAAGTCGCGAGGAAGGACAGAGTAGCGCGCCGCAGCACATGCCGGCGATCGAGCACGCTCGATGTCCGATAGACCTCGAAAATATGCGCCAATCCGAACTGCAGGGAGGCGGCGAAGAAAATCGCCCAGATTTGCCACTCCTGCGGCGAGGCCCCCGCCGACTCGCCGGAAAGCCCGGCGCATGCGACCCCCGTGACGATCAAAGCAAAAATGTCGAAGGCGGCAAATCCGGCGGAAAAATTATGGAGCGAAATTCGTTTCGACTTGCGAGTCGATCTGCGGGACCACACGACGTCCCGCGAGTCGCAAAAATCCAACCACATACTCGTCAACCCCGAAAATATTCGGAAGTAATCTAGCTTAATTTTCTGTCAATGCAAGTCACGCACATGCTCTGTTTCGAGACAGATGCGTTCAGTCCAACAAGGCGGCGACATGATTGCCGATCGCCAGCGCCGAGGTGAGCCCGGGGCTCTCGATGCCGAACAGGCAGACCAGCCCCGCGAGACCGTGATCGTCCGGGCCGAGAATGCGAAAATCCGCCGCGGGCGCGCTCGGCCCGGTCAGCTTGGGCCTTATCCCGGCATAATCGGGAACGAGCCGCTCGGCCGGCAGCTGGGGCCAATAGCGACGAATGCGCGCCTCGAAATCGGCGCGGCGCTCGGGGCGGACGCGATAATCGTCGGCGTCGATCCATTCGACATCCGGCCCGAAACGCATGCGGCCGGCGAGATCCAATGTGACATGGACGCCGAGCCCGCCATCGATAGGAGCGGGATAGATCAGCCGCGTGAAGGGCGCGCGGCCGGAAAAGGCGAAATAGCTGCCCTTGGCGAGGATAAGCGGCGGTATAGCCGCCGGATCGAGGCCCGCTATGGCGGCGGCGACCGCCTGGGCGCGCAGCCCCGCGGCCACGACCAGAATCTCCGCCTCCACCGCGCCCGCATTGGCGCCGCCGAAGCGAATGCGCCAGCGCTCGCCGATCCGCTCGGCGCCCAGAACCGGCGTCGCCACAGCGATCGCGCCGCCGTGATCCTCGATCTCGCCGCGAAGCGACAGCATCAGTCCGGGCGCGTCTATGACGCCGGTCTCGGCGCTGAGCAGCGCCGCCGCGCAGGAGAGCGCCGGCTCCAGCCGTCGCGCCTCGGCGGCGCTGCAGGGGGAAAGGCCTTCGACGCCATTGGCGCGTCCATTCGCCAGCAGAGCGTCGAGCTTTTCCTCCTCGCCCGGCTCTGTCGCGACGATCAGCTTGCCGAGCCGGCGATAAGCGACGCCATGGCTCTGCGCGAAAGCAAAGAGCGCGCGCCGGCCTTCGACGCAGAGCCGATGACGCAGGCTGCCGGTCGGATAATAGAGCCCGGCGTGGATCACCCCGCTATTGCGGGAGGAGACGCCGCCGCCGATGACGGGGCCGGCCTCGGCGACGATGACCTCATGGCCCTGCGAGGCGAGGCTGCGGGCGACCGCGAGCCCGACCACGCCGGCGCCGACGATCAATGCGCGCGCCATGGGCTTCCTCTTCGAGACTGGCGTGGCCGACGCTCACGCTCGGCCGGTTGCGGGGTCTGGCTCCTTGGGATAGTGCATCTGCGACACGCGTTTTGAAAGAAGAAGAGAGCCGCCCATGCCGCCGTTCCGCTCCCGCA from Methylosinus sp. C49 encodes the following:
- a CDS encoding exopolysaccharide biosynthesis polyprenyl glycosylphosphotransferase yields the protein MWLDFCDSRDVVWSRRSTRKSKRISLHNFSAGFAAFDIFALIVTGVACAGLSGESAGASPQEWQIWAIFFAASLQFGLAHIFEVYRTSSVLDRRHVLRRATLSFLATFALMICIAAATKSAESYSRLWFFSWAGTSTAIAIAARALILRRIREALAESAFVHRALSVGVFCDPLHPREIEGETRNEEVVVGYATYADLAELADLSDRIVQEAIDHVYLAAPWAEIPNVLRHLDMLRHLSTRVFVLPADRRVMADVVSVAKFGDRISFCGMEEPIHGWNLWFKRLEDIALASCALVLLSPLMAATALAIRIDSPGPIFFRQQRVGFNGRIFELWKFRSMFAEKTDAHATVQTSRGDPRVTRVGRFIRRSSIDELPQLINVILGDMSIVGPRPHALATKTDGRNLEELVEYYAVRHRVKPGMTGWAQVKGFRGELDTLDKLRSRVDCDLYYIDNWTLLLDVGIIFRTMMMVLRDSRAY
- a CDS encoding NAD(P)/FAD-dependent oxidoreductase, whose product is MARALIVGAGVVGLAVARSLASQGHEVIVAEAGPVIGGGVSSRNSGVIHAGLYYPTGSLRHRLCVEGRRALFAFAQSHGVAYRRLGKLIVATEPGEEEKLDALLANGRANGVEGLSPCSAAEARRLEPALSCAAALLSAETGVIDAPGLMLSLRGEIEDHGGAIAVATPVLGAERIGERWRIRFGGANAGAVEAEILVVAAGLRAQAVAAAIAGLDPAAIPPLILAKGSYFAFSGRAPFTRLIYPAPIDGGLGVHVTLDLAGRMRFGPDVEWIDADDYRVRPERRADFEARIRRYWPQLPAERLVPDYAGIRPKLTGPSAPAADFRILGPDDHGLAGLVCLFGIESPGLTSALAIGNHVAALLD